Within Trichoderma atroviride chromosome 2, complete sequence, the genomic segment CAGCGGGGCCGGGTCGGAGGCGGAGATGCCGGCCGGCAGGAAGAGGGTGAAGTTCATGGGGCCGCCGGTGAGGCTGGACTGGTGGGTGAGCTTGAGGAAGCGGCCGCCAAAGGAGTGGATGGTGGCGTTGGTGGTGATGTCTgccatggtgttgatggtTGTGGTGAGTACTGATGACAATAGATTGTGTGTTTCGCTTGAGAGTgagttggtgttgctgtttgATGCCAAGTGAGCTATTCAGTGCCTGTTACTCATGAAATGCTACTATTTGATCAAGTGATTGAATCGATTGACAAGTTGATTGCTTGATGGCTGCTACTTATTCATTACCCCACCATAGCTTTGCCCCTCCAAAACCTCtatcatctccatcatcatgacGCCCCGAAAAATGTCCGAAAAGAGTATCAAAAAAACAGCATCGGGTAATAGTATAAACGCCTGATCATTTccaaagcagaaaaaaataaacacaAAACAACAGCTCTGTCCCTGACTCATTACTAACAAGTATCATTATGCATGTCATTTCTGGAcccctctctttgtttttgctttgttgAATAAAGAGGGGCAGAATGTCTGTCGGGTTTCCTTTGGTATTAAGAGAGGCGTGTTTGCTTGCCTCGCATAGCTCTAGCTCGCTTCATTAAAGCAgaggtgaaaaaaaagatatggATTAGGAAAATtcattttaattttttttttttctcttttttctttttttaaatttcctttttttgttcattgAGTGCTCGGAGGCGTCTTCAACGAGCAGTCAAAGCTAGAAATCAACGTATTCCATTTAATGGCACCGAGGTTAAACTTGTTCTTGTAGCTGAAGTCGACGGCGCCAAAGGTGCATCCCGTCGGGCTGGTGCAGATGGAGCCGCAATCACCGATACGCGGGAAGCACTCGAAATCTTCGCCATCGGGCGCAAACGTGCTGGTGTTGTGGTGGAAAGGCGCGGGCAGCTGGTGGCAAGTCTTGAGTTCGTAGACGCTGTAGGAGCAGGTGCCGGTTGCGTTGGCGCCGGTGCATAAGAGGACCTGTGAATACAAGTTAGACTCAATcatgatgaggaagatggtgAAAGAGAGGGACATACGCCGCCGATTTGACGCTTCTCGATGGGGTTGCCGGAGACGGCAATGGCCGAGGAAACAGCTGCAGCGACGATGGTTGAGAACTTCATGGTGAAGGCTGTAAGTTGAAAGTTGAGTCTCTTAATGACGCTTTGGCGTATTGCTAGAAATGaagaataaaacaaaagatcTTCAGGGTAGATTCAATGTCTTATAACTGGTGGACGGCGGTGTGGATAAGTAGCAGTCGTTGTTTGTCTCAGACAATCTCGTGAGCCTCTTCGTCGTGGAACCGAATCAATTTATACACAAGCCCGCTGTGTATCCGTTCGCCTCTGACTAGACCGACGTAATGCGGCGCccaccttttcttctttgtgcTCCCGTcctttctccctctcccactTGCCAGCAATAACCTTGTAGCAAAGATTCTGACGTCTGTCCACTCAGCGGCAGATCCGACAAGCCGCAGCGACGTCTGTCCCCGTATTTGGGCACGGGCCCCTAAGCAGCCACCCGAAGGTTTTGGCAAGTCTGTGTGATACACGGCAACAGGGCCAATTCTAATGTGATGCCAGGTATTCCATAGCGTCCGTGGCCTACTAGGTACTATACATGGCCTTTGCACGATCCCTATGAAAATAGAGCCTGATTGGCAACAGCTCCGTGAGACATTACGAGGCGGTTCGTTCGTGTCAGGGCCGTCGATCTTTGACTCGACGTCATACGCCTGGCTTGGCGGACAAAGGACGAGCCGATCGCCGGATGCCGCGCTGCGAGGATATCAGCAATCAGCAGTCGAGGGAGGGAATACGAGGGAGGAATGCTGGCGTTGCGCGATGGCCATTGGCCGGCTTTGGCGTTTCCCGTCATCCTCGGATCTACTCTGTAATCCAGCAGAGAGGCAGCATTCGCGAGTGGCAAGGATACTGCTGGAGATGCATGTCATCTCAAACACCTCATTCAATCCCACAACTGCCGTATTCAGCCTCTTAAAGAGCCCATAGCTCATCTTTCGGCGCAGCCAACGCAGACTCGTATATGCATGCAGGAACCGCATTTTAGACCCTTAATTCTCCGCCGCTGGCTGATGGGGCGGCAGAGGCATGAGGTCATTGGGCagcgtacttgtacatggcGCTGCATATATGAATATCTTAATTTCATGTGGCAGGCACAGCCAATACCAGCCCAAGGAAATTTCCGAGAGAGACTACTAATTAATCTACACTTTTGTTAAACGACGGTAGCGGCAACAACGACAAATGGTAAACAAAGAGATCTTGTGTTTGCGAGCCAATCTCATCTGGCCCGAGGCGTGATGATGTCACTCAACGTGCTCCCATGTGCTTTTGCATTTGCCCGCTATTTTTAGGGTGGACTAAAACCACAGCGGGACCTTTAGCGTGGTAGCAGCCGACGGCCCATCGTGTTTGATTGTGTTGCActaacttttataaaagaagtTTGGAGAGGACATTCTATGCAGGACGTTGTATGTAGATTCTCTATAGATTCCAGTAGTATTTCGTCTCAAATAAATCTTACTGCATGACACATCTAGTTGTGTTCGATCACCATCTGGGCCTTGTCAATGACCATGATAGCTTGAAAAGCACTCGATGGTTCACAGATAAAACTAGCCCAGCGGAAACAAACACAGCTATACCAATGACAAAAATTTGATACTCCACTCGGAATATAGATTTGTTTGCTCACGGGTCCATTGCTGCGCCTAGAATTACCCGGCAATGCTCGCATGATTACGGCTGCTACGTTACAGCGCAAGTGCCGTCCACAGTTCCTTGCATATGATCGCCAGATTGTTCTGCAACGTAAAAGAAAAACTCGAatctacttttttttcttcgctgaCATCTATTATTGTACCGTTATACTTTGCAGCAATCCATGTAATATAGCTTCCCTACCGTAGCAGTCTCTAACCAATCCATACAGTCCAGAACTAGGACTCTTATCCAAGCAGTCTAGATCCAGAGTGTTGCACCCGCATTGGCCATGCTCTTTTGTGTATTCTTCCAGCTTTGCAGAGACCTCTTTTGTTGATGCATGCGCCAGAGTGCGTGACCAAAAGGCGTCTGACCCATGACCAAAACCATTTCTGGTGCTGCATTCATAGACAGAATGATACAATGCCTGGCCGGATAACCTGCTATCTTTTTATATCTTAAACATGCGACGAATTTAGTCGAATCTCGAAACGCCACGCTGATGAACAAATTTCTTTCCTcgagaagacgaaaaggtGGATGAGTCGCGGCATTGGTGCTCGTTAGACTTTCTTGGTAGAGTCGACTTGAATCGAGCAACCTGACTTGGCCGCTTTCGTCTTTGCTAAGCCCTTTTTCGTTTACTGAAGAAGCTCTTCGCATGTCCAGTCCTCGTAGCTTGAATCATGTTAGACGCATGCACTGCTTTGATGATTTTGGCCTCGCTAGCATTCGACTTACTATCCATCGGGCATATATCTCCGTACAATCAAAggaatcttcttctcgcgCAATTCCTTGATCGCAATTTGTAACGGATCCGTCTCACCCTCGAGATCTACCAGCACAGGCGCATTCATGCTATAGCCACCCAATTAGCATATCCCCTCGGTGCTGCGCTGCCAATCTTTCAACACCAACCTGATCTGCAAGGCGCGCGTGCCCAGAATACGGGCCCTCTCGTATTTCGTCATGTACGGCGTTGTCGTGCGCTGGTCGTCGGgaatcttcttgtctttgactGACTTGTCCTTGGAAGCGTTCGCAGCCGCAGATGGGTCTCCAGAGATGACAATGTGGTCTTGGTCGTTTGCGTGCTCGTtatcgtcatcctcgccaaCTTCGGGGTCGTAGAATTCGGTCacctcctcgtcgtccaaCACGGGCTCGTCGCTGTGCATAAGGGGTTAGCTGCCTATCCAGAGGCTTTTCCTGTATCTTCTGCGCCATATTCTGAGTGTATGACTATACTAACCCGCCAACGCTaacatcatcgtcgccaaagTCAGACATCTTGAAAAGAATAGAGTGAAAAGTCGAGTGTCTTGGTAGGAGGAGGCTTGCGATTTGCTGGCGGATTtctttctcagcctcgcaaaaaaaagttgtTGCAGCAGGGGAGGTTAGTTTTTCCGTAGCTTCCCCGGCTCCAGCTGCTAGAATTTTGGGCGGGTCGCTGCTAGCGCATTTCTCTGCTGGGGCTGTCGCGCAATTTGTTTATCTTATCGCCCCGTGACCCACTCAAAAGTTTCCCAATTTCTGCCATCGAGCAAGCTCGACGACATACTAGACATACCACAATTTTATAGCAATTGACAAGCGACTATGAGAAAACGAGCTGCTGCGGAAGAGGTACCGAGTACGCCTCGGCCCAAGAGGTTGAATGCCGGCGGTGCTGCAGTTTCATGTACGAACACAACTAACTCTATGAAGAAGCTCCATTGAGAAAAAATTCAATGTCACTGACGCAGTATTAGatgtcgacgacgacggcgatggcgacgatgattATACTCCGGCTTCAAGTCCAGGATCAAGTGTGGAAGTCGAATCTACAGTCACAGCTGCTACGACACCGCGCACTAAGTTTCCGTCGGATTATAAGACACTGGCGTGCTCCTGGCCAGGATGTACGAAAAGCTTTAATCGTCCTGCGCGGTTGAGAGACCATATGAACTCTCACACCAACTCTCGGCCTCACAAATGCCCCTATGACGACTGCACCAAGGATTACATCGAAGACAAACACTTGAAACAGCACATCAAGGCCGTACACACCAATGACCGCAAATACGTCTGCCAGAGGGATGGCTGTGGAAAGACCTTCGTTACAGGCACAAGATTGAAACGTCATCAGTTAGTCCACGAAGGCGCCGACAGATTCCGCTGCCAGGATTGCGGTCAAAGCtttagaaagaaagaaacgcTCAACAAGCATGTGAGAAAAGAACATCAAGGCCTGCCAGCGCACCAGTGTCCGGAGCCGGGATGCGTATCTGCGTTCGATTCCAAGGGAGCACTCAATCGACATCGGGAGAGAGAACATGGGCCGCTCAAGTATTGGTGCATGGAATGTGCGCCACAGTTGCGGGAAGATGGCACGACATTCAGAGTTGGCTTCACGACGGATACACAGCTGCAGTCACATATGCGGCAAGAACACCAAAACTGCATGTTTTGCGACTACAAATCAAGCTCGTTATGGGAGCTGGAGACGCATATCGAAATCCACCACTCTGGAAAGACAGTTCAAGATCGAAAGACGGTGGCTTGCACCTATCCCGGCTG encodes:
- a CDS encoding uncharacterized protein (EggNog:ENOG41), whose translation is MKFSTIVAAAVSSAIAVSGNPIEKRQIGGVLLCTGANATGTCSYSVYELKTCHQLPAPFHHNTSTFAPDGEDFECFPRIGDCGSICTSPTGCTFGAVDFSYKNKFNLGAIKWNTLISSFDCSLKTPPSTQ
- a CDS encoding uncharacterized protein (BUSCO:EOG092D4Q5Q), with the translated sequence MSDFGDDDVSVGGDEPVLDDEEVTEFYDPEVGEDDDNEHANDQDHIVISGDPSAAANASKDKSVKDKKIPDDQRTTTPYMTKYERARILGTRALQISMNAPVLVDLEGETDPLQIAIKELREKKIPLIVRRYMPDGYYEDWTCEELLQ